The sequence below is a genomic window from Paenibacillus sp. DCT19.
CCCGTACATCTAATTAATAACTATAAGTTATATCCTTATTTATATATACTTTGTAAATACGTATTCGGTTTCACAATATCTAGCACTTCTTGTAGCTTTAGAACATTGAATAGGATTCGATCCAACTTATTTTAAGGCTTGTTAGCATCCATAATTGAACTATTTTAGGCACATCAGCTTAAAAAATGGGGTCACAAAAAGAGCCATCCGTTTGATGGCATCTTCTAATACGAATCCTTTTTTTCAATTTTACCCAAACTCAATAACAGAAGCCTCACCATATGTAAAGGAAACGAACATGTATTTTAGTCTAATTTCTCTCTACGTGTAAGAATATATAAGTTCTCTCATCCGATAACGCTTCGGAAAAACTAAAGTCTAACCGATCAAAACTTCTAACGTCCTTTATGTCTGTAATCTTATGCTCCGCCATATAACGCACCATCTCACCTCTGGCCATCTTGGCACGCGTTGCCTTCTCAACAAGCTTCCCTTCGACCATCTGTCCAAATACACATGTGATGAACTCTGTTTCCTCGCTCAGAAAAGGCGTGATGTTCTTGCTGTACTCTTTGGAAGCTAGATTTAGGATGCAATTACTTTCCGCTTGAAGCTGATCTGCCAATTTGCTTCCCCAGAATTGATAGAGCGACTTGAATCCTGGTCCCTGCAACTTGCCCTGCATTTCCAAGCGATATGGAGTGACACCATCCAAAGGCCGTAACATACCATAGAAGCCGGATAAAATGCGTAAATGCTTCTCCAGATACGCCAGTTCCTCCTGTTGAAAAACACCAGGCGCCATATACTGATACTGAATTCCTTCATAGGCATAGATGGCTGGCGTAAGATTTGTCTTCAGATTCATATTCTGAATTCGCTCCACATTCTGCTCGGCGATGGCATCGTTACACTTCCACATTGATTTAAGTTCGTCGTAGGTTAATTTCTGAAGCAAACTCAGGAGTTGCTCAGTTTCGTTTATAAATTGGGGTAACTGCTTAGATGCCATCAGATCGGTATCGACCTTCATCTTTTTGGCTGGTGAAATAATCATTCGTATCATGGTGATCATCCTTAATCTACTGTTGTTTTGTCGTTATTCATTGTACAGGATTGGCCAGATGAATCCAATGATGAGGCAGATTAACTTTTACCCAGGTCTTCCTGCCCCTTGACCAAACTGGCTTTTAAGTCTACATTATCCTGAAGAATATTCGATTCTGATCAATCCGCGAAGGAGGAGCTCTTATCATACAATCCTATGACGTCATTATCGTTGGAGCAGGCTCCATGGGGATGAGTGCAGGTTATTATCTGGCACGAAGCGGGCTTAAAACCCTGATGATTGATGCTTTTGATCCCCCACATACCGAAGGAAGCCATCATGGAGAGTCCCGATTAATTCGCCATGTTTACAGCGGAGGGCCTGATTACATCGCGTTGGCACTTCTTGCCCAGAATTTATGGCAAGAGCTAGAGGATGCAACGGGCAACAATCTGCTTGTTCGTTCAGGGGTTATCAACCTGGTTAATCCAGAATTCCATTCGTTTCGCGACCGGTTGACTCATGCTGATGATGCCGGAGTCCGATATGAAATGCTGCGTGCAAATGAAGTGATGAAGCGCTGGTCAGGGATTACAATTCCTGAACATTATGAAGGCATGTATGAACCGGATGCTGGTTATCTGTTCAGTGAACGCTGCGTTCAGACTTATCGGCAAGCCGCAGAACAAGCAGGTGCCACCCTGCTAACGCATACCCTTGTGGAACATGTGGAATGCGGAGCTCAATCCGTATCCGTAAAAACCGCTGGAGGAGATACATATCACGCTAGTAAGCTCATACTTAGCACAGGTGCCTGGTTTCAGACATTGAAACCGTTTGTGAATCTTCCGATTCGAGCCGTTCGCAAAACGGTAGGATGGTTTGATGCGCCGGAAGCATTGTTCGGGGAAGAACATTTTCCTGGTTTCACTATATCCGAACAGGCTGGTGTCTATTATGGATTTCCCAGTATCGGCGGGGCTGGAGTGAAGATCGGCCGTCATGATACGGGACCTACATGGACGCCAGGAGAGCAACAGACACCATTCGGAGCGGAAGAAACAGACGAGGGTGAACTCCGGAGGCTGCTTGAGCTTCGAATGCCACTAGCGGCTGGCCAATTGAAGCGTGGCAGTGTATGCAAATACGAAATGACACCCGACGAGGACTTTATTATTGATCATCATCCGATGCATGAGCATGTTTGGCTTGCAGGCGGCTTCTCGGGTCACGGCTTCAAATTTGCAAGCGCAGTTGGCAAGATCCTGTCCGACTTAGTCCAGACAGGGCATACGGATCAGGATATTAGCAGGTTTGCCCTGTCCCGATTCTCCAAGACCGGCATCTAATCATAACTATAAATCCAAAAGACGTGCACGGACATCATCAATCATTATCGATTGGCGTCCTTGCACGTCTGTTTCATGAACAC
It includes:
- the solA gene encoding N-methyl-L-tryptophan oxidase encodes the protein MIQSYDVIIVGAGSMGMSAGYYLARSGLKTLMIDAFDPPHTEGSHHGESRLIRHVYSGGPDYIALALLAQNLWQELEDATGNNLLVRSGVINLVNPEFHSFRDRLTHADDAGVRYEMLRANEVMKRWSGITIPEHYEGMYEPDAGYLFSERCVQTYRQAAEQAGATLLTHTLVEHVECGAQSVSVKTAGGDTYHASKLILSTGAWFQTLKPFVNLPIRAVRKTVGWFDAPEALFGEEHFPGFTISEQAGVYYGFPSIGGAGVKIGRHDTGPTWTPGEQQTPFGAEETDEGELRRLLELRMPLAAGQLKRGSVCKYEMTPDEDFIIDHHPMHEHVWLAGGFSGHGFKFASAVGKILSDLVQTGHTDQDISRFALSRFSKTGI
- the yaaA gene encoding peroxide stress protein YaaA; protein product: MRMIISPAKKMKVDTDLMASKQLPQFINETEQLLSLLQKLTYDELKSMWKCNDAIAEQNVERIQNMNLKTNLTPAIYAYEGIQYQYMAPGVFQQEELAYLEKHLRILSGFYGMLRPLDGVTPYRLEMQGKLQGPGFKSLYQFWGSKLADQLQAESNCILNLASKEYSKNITPFLSEETEFITCVFGQMVEGKLVEKATRAKMARGEMVRYMAEHKITDIKDVRSFDRLDFSFSEALSDERTYIFLHVERN